The Pseudomonas eucalypticola genome has a window encoding:
- a CDS encoding MFS transporter has protein sequence MPAERTPPATWIALLVAVTFFMENLDATVISTALPQIAEQFGKAPVDLNIGISAYLLAVAIFIPLSGWVADRFGTRRVFSLAISLFTLASLWCGLSQSLESFVAARVLQGIGGAMMVPVGRLAVLRTTEKKDLVKMIAVITWPGLVAPILGPPLGGLIVTHASWPWIFYVNLPLGLIALAWALWSVPKGTAETARPFDSLGFLLLAGACAALMLGLEWLGSGEHLGTGVGLLVAGGVLAALAIRHCRRHPTPLLPLGSVSIDTFRVSIFGGSLFRVAISALPFLLPLLFQVGFGFSPVYAGTLVLAVFAGNLAMKPFTTAIMRRYGFRQVLLVNGLIGVASIAACALFSAETPWPLAALVLFIGGLSRSMQFTCYNSIGFADVPKDRMSEASTLFSMFFQLGMGVGVAAAALLLRLSMSVQHHAAHAQPSDFRVAFIGIAVLGLMALLDAVKLPRQAGAQVLQR, from the coding sequence GTGCCCGCCGAACGTACCCCGCCCGCCACCTGGATCGCCCTCCTGGTCGCGGTGACTTTTTTCATGGAAAACCTCGATGCCACGGTGATCAGCACCGCGCTGCCACAGATCGCCGAGCAATTCGGCAAGGCCCCCGTGGACCTGAACATCGGCATCAGCGCCTATTTGCTGGCGGTGGCTATCTTCATTCCGCTGTCAGGCTGGGTCGCTGACCGGTTCGGCACCCGCCGGGTGTTTTCCCTGGCCATCAGCCTGTTCACCCTGGCATCGTTGTGGTGCGGCCTGAGCCAGAGCCTTGAGAGCTTCGTTGCCGCGCGCGTGCTGCAGGGCATTGGCGGCGCCATGATGGTGCCCGTGGGGCGCCTGGCCGTGCTGCGCACCACCGAGAAGAAAGACCTGGTCAAGATGATCGCCGTCATCACCTGGCCAGGTCTGGTGGCGCCTATCCTCGGCCCGCCCTTGGGTGGCCTGATCGTGACCCATGCGTCCTGGCCGTGGATTTTCTACGTCAACCTGCCCCTGGGCTTGATCGCCCTGGCCTGGGCCCTGTGGAGCGTGCCGAAAGGCACTGCTGAAACCGCGCGCCCCTTCGACAGCCTCGGCTTCCTGCTGCTGGCCGGTGCCTGCGCGGCATTGATGCTGGGCCTCGAGTGGCTGGGCAGTGGTGAACACCTGGGCACCGGCGTCGGTTTGCTGGTGGCGGGCGGGGTACTGGCGGCGCTCGCCATTCGCCATTGCCGTCGCCATCCAACGCCCTTGTTGCCGTTGGGTTCGGTGAGCATCGACACTTTCCGCGTCAGCATATTCGGCGGCTCGCTGTTTCGCGTCGCCATCAGCGCCCTGCCGTTCCTGCTGCCGCTGCTGTTCCAGGTAGGCTTCGGGTTTTCCCCGGTATACGCCGGCACCCTGGTGTTGGCCGTGTTCGCCGGCAACCTGGCGATGAAGCCCTTCACCACGGCGATCATGCGCCGCTACGGCTTCCGTCAGGTGCTGCTGGTCAACGGCCTGATCGGCGTGGCCTCGATCGCTGCCTGTGCGCTGTTCAGCGCCGAGACCCCCTGGCCGCTGGCTGCCCTGGTGCTGTTCATCGGCGGCCTGTCGCGCTCCATGCAGTTCACCTGCTACAACTCCATCGGCTTCGCGGACGTACCCAAGGACCGCATGAGCGAAGCCTCGACGCTGTTCAGCATGTTCTTCCAACTGGGCATGGGCGTGGGCGTGGCCGCCGCGGCGCTGCTGCTGCGCCTGTCGATGAGCGTCCAGCACCATGCGGCCCATGCCCAGCCCAGCGATTTTCGCGTGGCGTTCATCGGCATCGCGGTGCTGGGCCTGATGGCGCTGCTGGATGCGGTGAAACTGCCCCGCCAGGCCGGCGCCCAGGTGCTGCAGCGCTGA
- a CDS encoding DUF1656 domain-containing protein, which produces MPRELMFLELYLPTLLLLLAVGALLTWSLDRLLIALNLYRFFWHAPLVRLSLFICLFSALALTVYR; this is translated from the coding sequence ATGCCCCGCGAACTGATGTTCCTGGAACTCTACCTGCCCACGCTGCTGCTGTTGCTGGCCGTCGGCGCATTGCTGACCTGGTCGCTCGACCGGTTGCTGATCGCGCTGAACCTGTACCGGTTCTTCTGGCACGCCCCACTGGTGCGCCTGAGCCTGTTCATTTGCCTGTTCAGCGCCCTGGCGCTGACCGTTTACCGTTGA
- a CDS encoding efflux transporter outer membrane subunit produces MKRIFSTCALPLAVVTITLTISGCISTHGIGPASQPMAANHLQTDSAIAQASLDAQWPAERWWQAYGDAQLNAWVEDAQRNSPTLAEAAARVRQAKAMAGITEANEAPQLNAKASITRHKWPTDNYYGPGELADVTNFDNNAALGLSYSLDLWGREQSATEQALDAAHAAAAQGRAAQLELQGNLVRSYIQLSEQYAQRDILQALLKQQQQILNLAQKRFDHGIGTQLEVSQAQTALPETRRQIDGLDEAIALTGNQLAALAGKGPGAAHRLQRPALALAAPLALPARLPAQLLGQRPDVVASRWRVNAQARGIDVARAGFYPDVDLSASLGFSGTGGGVLEFLTANKLGASVGPALSLPIFDGGRLRAQLGEASAGYDVAVAQYNQTLVQALKDISDQLIRRRSMDSQAALADQGVAAAQRSYDIARVAFQRGLTAYLDVLNAQTQLFREQQVQQQVQAARLQTQASLVTALGGGVRAGSDSPDPTRAQPAKPGLALLRKGQAL; encoded by the coding sequence GTGAAACGAATTTTCTCGACCTGTGCGTTACCCCTGGCGGTAGTGACAATCACGTTAACAATCAGCGGTTGCATCAGTACCCATGGGATAGGGCCTGCTAGCCAGCCCATGGCGGCCAACCACCTGCAGACCGATAGCGCCATTGCCCAGGCCAGCCTCGATGCCCAGTGGCCCGCCGAGCGCTGGTGGCAGGCCTATGGTGATGCCCAGTTGAACGCCTGGGTCGAGGATGCCCAGCGCAACAGCCCGACGCTGGCCGAGGCTGCTGCACGGGTACGCCAGGCCAAGGCGATGGCGGGCATCACCGAAGCCAATGAAGCGCCACAGCTCAATGCCAAGGCATCGATCACCCGGCACAAGTGGCCAACCGATAACTACTACGGCCCTGGCGAACTGGCCGACGTCACCAATTTCGACAACAACGCCGCCTTGGGCCTGAGCTACTCACTGGACCTGTGGGGCCGCGAGCAGAGCGCCACCGAGCAGGCCCTGGACGCCGCCCATGCCGCCGCCGCGCAAGGGCGCGCGGCGCAGCTCGAGCTGCAGGGCAACCTGGTGCGCAGCTACATTCAGCTGTCGGAACAGTATGCTCAGCGCGACATCCTGCAGGCACTGCTCAAGCAACAGCAGCAGATCCTGAACCTGGCGCAGAAACGTTTCGACCATGGCATCGGCACCCAACTGGAAGTCAGCCAGGCGCAAACCGCACTCCCGGAGACGCGCCGCCAGATCGACGGCCTGGACGAGGCCATCGCCCTCACCGGCAACCAGCTCGCCGCGCTGGCCGGCAAAGGGCCCGGCGCTGCCCACCGCTTGCAGCGCCCGGCCCTGGCCCTGGCAGCGCCCCTGGCCCTGCCCGCGCGCTTACCTGCGCAATTGCTGGGCCAGCGCCCAGACGTGGTGGCCAGCCGCTGGCGGGTCAACGCTCAGGCCCGAGGGATCGACGTGGCCCGCGCCGGCTTTTACCCCGACGTCGACCTGAGCGCCAGCCTGGGTTTCAGCGGCACCGGCGGCGGCGTGCTGGAATTTCTCACCGCCAACAAGCTCGGCGCCAGCGTAGGCCCAGCCCTGAGCCTGCCCATCTTCGACGGCGGCCGCCTGCGTGCCCAACTGGGCGAAGCCTCGGCCGGCTATGACGTGGCCGTGGCCCAGTACAACCAGACGCTGGTGCAAGCCCTCAAGGACATCAGTGACCAGCTGATTCGCCGTCGCTCCATGGACAGCCAGGCCGCCCTGGCCGACCAGGGCGTGGCCGCCGCCCAGCGCAGCTATGACATCGCCCGGGTAGCGTTCCAGCGTGGTCTGACCGCTTACCTGGATGTGTTGAATGCGCAAACCCAACTGTTCCGTGAACAGCAGGTTCAACAGCAGGTGCAGGCCGCGCGGTTGCAGACCCAAGCGTCCCTGGTGACTGCCCTGGGCGGCGGCGTGCGGGCCGGCAGCGACAGCCCCGACCCGACCCGCGCGCAGCCGGCCAAGCCCGGCCTTGCACTGTTGCGCAAGGGGCAGGCGCTATGA
- a CDS encoding NUDIX domain-containing protein → MADSPLRITGKVLLSDNWYLLTKYTFDLRRRDGTWQTQHREVYDRGNGATILLYNLARRTVVLVRQFRLPCFLNGSDGYLIETAAGLLDNASPEERIRLEAEEETGYRVKAVEKIFDAFMSPGAVTERIHFFIGEYEAHDRVNAGGGLEHEGEDIEVLELGFDEALAMVSNGQINDGKTIMLLQYLELRIMPSRR, encoded by the coding sequence ATGGCTGACAGTCCCCTCCGCATCACGGGCAAGGTACTGCTCTCGGACAACTGGTACCTGCTGACCAAGTACACCTTCGACCTGCGGCGGCGCGATGGCACCTGGCAAACCCAGCACCGCGAGGTATACGACCGTGGCAATGGCGCGACCATCCTGCTGTACAACCTGGCGAGGCGCACCGTGGTGCTGGTGCGCCAGTTTCGCCTGCCGTGCTTTCTCAACGGCAGCGATGGCTACCTGATCGAAACCGCTGCCGGGCTGCTGGACAACGCCAGCCCCGAGGAGCGCATCCGCCTGGAAGCCGAGGAGGAGACGGGCTACCGGGTCAAGGCGGTGGAAAAGATCTTCGACGCCTTCATGAGCCCCGGCGCGGTCACCGAGCGCATTCACTTCTTCATCGGTGAATACGAGGCGCATGACCGGGTCAATGCAGGCGGCGGCCTGGAACACGAAGGGGAGGACATAGAAGTGCTGGAACTGGGCTTCGACGAAGCCCTGGCCATGGTCAGCAATGGCCAGATCAACGACGGCAAGACCATCATGCTGCTGCAGTACCTGGAACTGCGCATCATGCCGAGCCGTCGCTGA
- a CDS encoding LysR family transcriptional regulator, whose amino-acid sequence MNIFQHMRAFVAVAQTGSFTLAAEQMNTTTANLSRAVSNLETHLRTRLLNRTTRRIAMTEAGKRYYQRCESILASVAEAESEAQATQDYAAGSLKVHAMAGIGMHYVIEAMADYRERFPEVSFDLHLSNRVPDLIEEGFDVSIVLAAQLPDSGYISQRLGTIYSVLCAAPRYLERRGAPQTPAELEDHECLLMSSVAYPDNRWQFEGPDGPVVAALRASPFQVNAIDAMRVAIRSGMGIGVLPSYSAIDGLRNGELKRVLPGYRLQRLNLYAIYPSRLYLDAKIRTWVEHLRASLPQALAEEESDLNEQVEARG is encoded by the coding sequence ATGAACATTTTTCAACACATGCGTGCCTTCGTGGCCGTGGCCCAGACCGGCAGCTTCACCCTGGCGGCGGAGCAGATGAACACCACGACCGCCAACCTGTCCCGGGCCGTGTCGAACCTGGAAACCCACCTGCGCACCCGGCTGCTCAACCGTACCACCCGCCGTATCGCCATGACCGAGGCGGGCAAGCGCTATTACCAGCGCTGTGAAAGCATCCTGGCTTCGGTGGCCGAAGCCGAATCCGAAGCGCAGGCCACCCAGGACTACGCTGCCGGCAGCCTCAAGGTGCACGCCATGGCCGGCATCGGCATGCACTACGTGATCGAGGCAATGGCCGATTACCGCGAACGTTTTCCCGAGGTCAGTTTCGACTTGCACCTGAGCAACCGGGTGCCGGACCTGATCGAGGAGGGTTTCGACGTGTCCATCGTGCTGGCGGCGCAGTTACCCGACTCCGGTTACATCTCCCAGCGCCTGGGGACCATCTACAGCGTGCTGTGCGCTGCCCCGCGCTACCTGGAACGTCGCGGCGCGCCGCAGACCCCGGCAGAGCTGGAAGACCACGAATGCCTGCTGATGAGCAGTGTCGCCTACCCGGACAACCGCTGGCAGTTCGAGGGCCCCGACGGCCCAGTGGTGGCTGCGCTGCGGGCCTCGCCGTTTCAGGTCAATGCCATCGATGCCATGCGCGTGGCCATTCGCAGCGGCATGGGCATCGGCGTGCTGCCCAGCTACTCGGCCATCGACGGCCTGCGCAACGGCGAACTCAAGCGCGTGCTGCCGGGCTACCGGCTGCAGCGCTTGAACCTGTACGCCATCTACCCCTCGCGCCTGTACCTGGACGCCAAGATCCGCACCTGGGTCGAGCACCTGCGGGCCTCGTTGCCCCAGGCGCTGGCCGAAGAGGAGAGTGATTTGAATGAACAGGTGGAGGCGCGGGGTTGA
- the codA gene encoding cytosine deaminase, producing the protein MNIINATLRKRQGLFTVTCDGATIGAITPQAAPVVARPGDIDANGQLLIAPLVEPHIHLDATLTAGDPEWNMSGTLFEGIERWGQRKATITHEDTKQRAHTTLRMLAEHGIQHVRTHIDVTDPTLAALKAMLEVRDEARHLVDLQIVAFPQEGIESFDNGRALMEQAIDMGADVVGGIPHFENTREQGVSSITFLMDLAERTGCLVDVHCDETDDPHSRFLEVLAEQARVRGMGSRVTASHTTAMGSYDNAYCSKLFRLLKQSGINFVSCPTESIHLQGRFDTFPKRRGVTRVAELDRAGLNVCFGQDSIKDPWYPLGNGNILRVLDAGLHICHMMGFEDLARSLDLVTDNGARALNLGERYGVEVGRPANLVVLDAESDYEAVRRQAKARVSIRGGHVLMTRVPERVVFEGC; encoded by the coding sequence ATGAACATCATCAACGCCACCCTGCGCAAACGTCAGGGCCTGTTCACCGTGACGTGCGACGGCGCCACCATCGGCGCCATCACCCCCCAGGCCGCCCCGGTCGTCGCCCGCCCGGGTGACATCGACGCCAACGGGCAGTTGCTGATCGCGCCACTGGTAGAGCCCCATATTCACCTGGACGCCACCCTCACCGCGGGCGACCCGGAATGGAACATGAGTGGCACGCTGTTCGAAGGCATCGAGCGCTGGGGCCAACGCAAGGCGACCATTACCCACGAAGACACCAAACAGCGTGCCCACACCACCTTGCGCATGTTGGCCGAGCATGGCATCCAGCACGTGCGCACCCACATCGACGTCACCGACCCGACCCTGGCTGCGCTCAAGGCCATGCTCGAGGTGCGCGACGAGGCCCGCCACCTGGTCGACCTGCAGATCGTCGCCTTCCCGCAGGAGGGTATCGAGTCATTCGACAACGGCCGTGCACTGATGGAACAAGCCATCGACATGGGCGCCGACGTGGTAGGCGGTATCCCGCACTTCGAAAACACCCGGGAACAGGGGGTCAGTTCGATCACGTTCCTGATGGACCTGGCCGAGCGCACAGGCTGCCTGGTGGATGTGCACTGTGACGAGACCGACGACCCCCACTCGCGCTTTCTTGAAGTGCTGGCCGAACAAGCGCGGGTGCGCGGCATGGGCAGCCGCGTGACCGCCAGCCATACCACGGCGATGGGCTCCTACGACAACGCCTATTGCTCCAAGCTGTTCCGGCTGCTGAAGCAATCGGGCATCAATTTCGTCTCCTGCCCCACCGAGAGCATTCACCTGCAGGGCCGCTTCGATACCTTTCCCAAGCGCCGCGGCGTGACGCGCGTGGCCGAGCTGGACCGCGCCGGCCTGAACGTGTGCTTTGGCCAGGACTCGATCAAGGACCCCTGGTACCCGCTGGGCAACGGCAACATCCTGCGCGTGCTGGATGCCGGTTTGCACATCTGCCACATGATGGGCTTCGAAGACCTGGCGCGCAGCCTTGACCTGGTGACTGACAACGGCGCCCGCGCCTTGAACCTGGGCGAGCGTTATGGCGTTGAGGTGGGCCGGCCGGCGAACCTGGTAGTGCTGGATGCCGAAAGTGATTATGAAGCGGTGCGGCGCCAGGCCAAGGCGCGGGTGTCGATCCGCGGGGGGCACGTGCTGATGACGCGGGTGCCGGAGCGGGTAGTTTTCGAAGGGTGTTGA
- a CDS encoding MerR family transcriptional regulator, translating to MKIGQVAKAAGVSCDALRFYEERGLIRSTRAANGYRHYHPDTVQLVHYIRTAQQLGFSLAEVGENLPALWQSSNEPAERLAAVFAQKLAAIDERIAQLQGLRRALSERAQAVCPLAPGLDDSHTRG from the coding sequence ATGAAGATCGGGCAAGTGGCCAAGGCGGCGGGCGTCAGTTGTGACGCGTTGCGTTTCTATGAAGAGCGCGGGTTGATTCGTTCCACCCGGGCAGCCAATGGCTACCGGCACTACCACCCGGATACGGTGCAATTGGTGCATTACATCCGCACCGCGCAGCAACTGGGTTTCAGCCTGGCCGAGGTGGGGGAGAACCTCCCCGCGCTGTGGCAGAGCAGCAACGAGCCTGCCGAGCGGCTGGCGGCAGTGTTCGCGCAGAAGCTGGCCGCCATCGACGAGCGCATCGCGCAGTTGCAGGGCTTGCGCCGGGCGTTGAGCGAGCGGGCCCAGGCGGTGTGCCCCCTGGCGCCGGGCCTTGACGACAGCCATACGCGCGGGTGA
- a CDS encoding FUSC family protein, with amino-acid sequence MSLATEWRPALQAWAQRDGVTWVYLAKLLTAAFLTYWIALRLELPQPSTALVTVFIVMQPQSGPVIAKSAWRLLGTLLGLVVVVTLIALFGQHSDVFLGCLALWVGLCCGLSARYRNFQAYAFVLTGYTAAIVGVPALTHPEGVYLSAVWRAVEIGLAVICSGVVSAVIFPQSSRTALRALLGKRLGSFAAFAADSLQGRLPEGAFAQHNRRLVAEAVGLEHLRSVTVFEDPLTHLRSGRLSRLNSEFMQCTTRFNALYQQLERLRHEAPTAWHDLHPALAGLLRLLEDYRDQPLDGASAVPLVARLEALQHMTAQRLAHLPATLHQQDLDTAGELLMGLLHELLDYARTHASLASHRHPREQWAVGFTPRTNLWVCAASGLRGFITVALAASFWLATAWPSGVSLVISAAAGISLTASTPNPWRAGVQMGMGVMLSSVVGFVEYFLVYPHIDGFVLLCFVLAPALLLGGFLTTRLSTMGIGLGYLITFASGAIPANLTVYNPTGFINDCIANIIAFGVCAIAGAVVLPTHAPWAWRHLQQDLRRQVGFAAHGRLKHLRQRFESRNRDVLQHATSLAAARPPVQDNLLQWALSVQDVGHALVRLRELGQAPAAVAEALTQLFERPAVARRHEALKALDEALAQSPSQPAAAYLHFIRSALLNPRSPLAQL; translated from the coding sequence ATGAGCCTGGCTACCGAATGGCGCCCGGCCTTGCAGGCCTGGGCGCAACGCGATGGGGTAACCTGGGTTTATCTGGCCAAACTGCTGACGGCGGCTTTCCTCACCTACTGGATAGCGCTGCGACTGGAATTGCCCCAGCCGTCCACGGCCCTGGTCACGGTGTTCATCGTGATGCAGCCGCAAAGCGGCCCGGTGATCGCCAAGAGTGCCTGGCGCCTGTTGGGCACCTTGCTGGGCCTGGTGGTGGTGGTCACCCTGATCGCCCTGTTCGGCCAGCACAGCGATGTGTTTCTCGGCTGCCTGGCGCTGTGGGTAGGGCTGTGTTGCGGCTTGTCGGCGCGCTACCGCAACTTCCAGGCTTATGCCTTCGTGCTGACCGGCTACACCGCCGCGATCGTCGGCGTACCTGCCTTGACGCACCCCGAGGGCGTCTACCTGTCGGCGGTCTGGCGCGCGGTGGAGATCGGCCTGGCGGTAATCTGCAGTGGCGTGGTCTCGGCCGTGATTTTCCCCCAGAGCAGCCGCACCGCCCTGCGCGCGCTGCTGGGCAAACGCCTGGGCAGCTTTGCCGCCTTCGCCGCCGACAGCCTCCAGGGGCGCCTGCCCGAAGGTGCGTTTGCCCAGCACAACCGGCGCCTGGTGGCCGAGGCCGTGGGCCTGGAACACCTGCGCAGCGTGACCGTGTTCGAAGACCCGCTGACCCACCTGCGCAGTGGCCGCCTGAGCCGCCTGAACAGTGAGTTCATGCAGTGCACCACCCGCTTCAACGCGTTGTACCAGCAGCTTGAACGCCTGCGCCATGAAGCGCCCACTGCCTGGCACGACCTGCACCCGGCACTGGCCGGGTTGCTCCGGTTGCTGGAAGACTATCGTGACCAGCCTTTGGACGGCGCCAGCGCTGTGCCGCTAGTGGCGCGCCTGGAGGCGCTGCAGCACATGACGGCCCAGCGCCTGGCGCATTTGCCGGCCACCCTGCACCAGCAAGACCTGGATACTGCCGGCGAGTTGCTCATGGGCCTGCTGCACGAATTGCTCGACTACGCCCGCACCCACGCGTCCCTGGCCAGCCACCGCCACCCCCGCGAGCAATGGGCGGTGGGCTTCACCCCGCGCACCAACCTGTGGGTGTGCGCTGCTTCGGGCCTGCGCGGCTTCATCACGGTGGCGCTGGCGGCCAGCTTCTGGCTGGCCACGGCCTGGCCCAGCGGCGTCAGCCTGGTGATTTCCGCCGCCGCAGGCATCAGCCTCACTGCGTCCACGCCCAACCCCTGGCGCGCCGGCGTGCAGATGGGCATGGGTGTGATGCTCAGCAGCGTGGTGGGGTTTGTCGAATACTTCCTGGTGTACCCGCACATCGATGGCTTCGTGCTGCTGTGCTTCGTGCTCGCCCCGGCACTGCTGCTGGGCGGGTTCCTGACCACGCGCCTGTCGACCATGGGGATCGGCCTGGGCTACCTGATCACGTTCGCCTCCGGTGCGATCCCGGCCAACCTGACGGTCTATAACCCCACCGGTTTCATCAACGACTGTATCGCCAATATCATCGCCTTCGGGGTCTGCGCCATCGCCGGCGCGGTGGTGCTCCCCACCCACGCGCCCTGGGCATGGCGCCACTTGCAACAGGACCTGCGGCGCCAGGTAGGCTTTGCCGCCCACGGTCGCCTCAAACACCTGCGCCAGCGCTTCGAAAGCCGTAACCGCGACGTATTGCAACATGCCACGTCACTGGCCGCGGCGCGCCCGCCCGTGCAAGACAACCTGCTGCAATGGGCCCTCAGCGTTCAGGACGTGGGGCATGCCCTGGTGCGCCTGCGCGAACTGGGACAGGCCCCGGCGGCCGTGGCCGAGGCGCTGACACAGCTGTTCGAACGCCCCGCCGTGGCGCGCCGCCACGAAGCGCTCAAGGCGCTGGACGAGGCACTGGCGCAATCACCCTCGCAACCAGCGGCCGCGTACCTGCACTTCATCCGCAGCGCGCTGCTCAACCCTCGCTCGCCCTTGGCCCAGCTGTGA
- a CDS encoding LysR family transcriptional regulator translates to MNLRQLLYFKTIVERKSIAAASEALHIAQPPLSQHLKSLEADYGVQLFERQGRGLLVTDAGLHLYRRACELLSLADEIDAEMRGLAQGISGKVSIGTVTSGVGCVARVMADLKRQLPQILFSVYHAEPAALEDMLQARQLDFAVSQWPVTNPLLHTVALQPLALMAVEALPGRLPEGSTCTLAELARLPLIVVRRRQGHGFYERVQQAFAAAGLRPEVAFECSDIAAALALAAAGAGVALLPVWPGETVQSGLHQRRVEDLPSEERLVLTWLAERDRLPAVAQAVKAFEQLIAD, encoded by the coding sequence ATGAATTTGCGCCAATTGTTGTACTTCAAGACCATTGTCGAGCGTAAATCCATCGCCGCTGCCTCCGAGGCACTGCACATCGCCCAGCCCCCTTTGAGCCAGCACCTCAAGAGCCTGGAAGCCGACTACGGCGTGCAACTGTTCGAGCGCCAGGGCCGCGGCCTGCTGGTCACCGACGCGGGGCTGCACCTGTACCGGCGCGCGTGCGAGCTGCTCAGCCTGGCTGATGAAATCGATGCCGAAATGCGCGGACTGGCCCAGGGCATCAGTGGCAAGGTCAGCATCGGCACGGTGACTTCCGGGGTCGGTTGCGTGGCGCGCGTCATGGCCGACCTCAAGCGGCAACTGCCGCAAATTCTCTTTTCCGTCTACCACGCTGAGCCCGCTGCCCTGGAGGACATGCTCCAGGCCCGCCAGCTGGACTTCGCCGTGAGCCAGTGGCCGGTGACCAACCCTCTCTTGCATACCGTTGCCCTGCAACCCTTGGCGCTGATGGCCGTGGAAGCCTTGCCCGGTCGGCTGCCCGAGGGCAGCACATGCACCCTGGCCGAACTGGCCCGCTTGCCCCTGATCGTGGTGCGCCGGCGCCAGGGCCACGGGTTCTACGAACGCGTGCAGCAGGCCTTCGCCGCGGCGGGGCTGCGGCCCGAGGTGGCGTTCGAGTGTTCGGACATCGCCGCGGCGCTGGCGTTGGCGGCGGCGGGGGCAGGGGTGGCGTTGTTACCGGTGTGGCCCGGCGAAACGGTGCAGTCGGGCCTGCACCAGCGTCGGGTCGAAGACCTACCCAGCGAAGAGCGCCTGGTGCTGACCTGGCTGGCCGAGCGCGACCGGCTGCCAGCGGTGGCCCAAGCGGTGAAAGCCTTCGAGCAACTGATCGCTGACTGA
- a CDS encoding efflux RND transporter periplasmic adaptor subunit, giving the protein MKTFFSVVATLVVVAAAALLGHTVWDHYMAQPWTRDGRVRADIINVAPDVSGVVVAVPVHDNQLVKKGDVLMRIDPDHYQAAVAQAKALVASRKATWQMREVNAKRRADMDSLVVSRESREDAGNTANAAQADYQQAQAELAAAELNLSRTQVLATTDGYVTNLNVHPGDYAKVGEAKMAVVDRHSFWVYGYFEESKLPRVHVGDPARLEMMSGDVLRGHVESISRGIYDRDNPESRELVADVNPTFNWVRLAQRVPVRIHLDAVPQGTVLAAGTTCTVVIEPDHA; this is encoded by the coding sequence ATGAAAACATTCTTCAGCGTGGTGGCTACCCTGGTGGTAGTCGCTGCCGCCGCCCTGCTGGGGCACACCGTGTGGGATCATTACATGGCCCAGCCCTGGACCCGCGACGGGCGCGTGCGCGCCGACATCATCAACGTCGCGCCGGACGTCAGCGGCGTGGTGGTGGCCGTGCCGGTGCACGACAACCAGTTGGTGAAAAAAGGCGATGTGCTGATGCGCATCGACCCCGACCATTACCAGGCGGCCGTGGCCCAGGCCAAGGCGCTGGTGGCCTCACGCAAGGCGACCTGGCAGATGCGCGAAGTCAATGCCAAGCGCCGCGCTGACATGGACAGCCTGGTGGTGTCCAGGGAAAGCCGCGAAGACGCCGGCAACACCGCCAACGCTGCCCAGGCCGACTACCAGCAGGCCCAGGCCGAACTGGCTGCCGCCGAGCTGAACCTGAGCCGCACCCAAGTGCTGGCCACCACCGATGGCTACGTCACCAACCTCAATGTGCACCCTGGCGACTACGCCAAGGTGGGCGAGGCGAAAATGGCCGTGGTCGACCGGCATTCCTTCTGGGTGTATGGCTATTTCGAGGAGTCGAAGCTGCCCCGCGTCCATGTGGGTGACCCGGCCCGGCTGGAAATGATGAGTGGTGACGTGCTGCGGGGGCATGTGGAGAGTATTTCGCGCGGCATTTACGACCGGGACAACCCTGAAAGCCGCGAGCTGGTGGCCGACGTCAACCCTACGTTCAACTGGGTGCGGCTGGCCCAGCGGGTGCCCGTGCGCATTCACCTGGATGCGGTACCCCAGGGCACGGTGCTGGCGGCAGGGACCACCTGCACGGTGGTCATCGAGCCCGACCACGCTTGA
- a CDS encoding DUF2790 domain-containing protein: MRLTLTFAALALGFAAASAHAEPAQTYAYGQKLDIARVIDAGDIPDVCTVVPVTMVYEDSQGQRHSLVYRVMGKGCSN, from the coding sequence ATGAGACTCACCCTGACCTTCGCTGCCCTTGCCCTCGGTTTCGCGGCCGCCAGCGCCCACGCCGAGCCTGCCCAGACCTATGCCTACGGCCAGAAACTCGACATCGCCCGCGTCATCGACGCCGGTGACATCCCCGACGTGTGCACCGTGGTCCCGGTCACCATGGTCTACGAAGACAGCCAAGGCCAGCGTCATTCGCTGGTGTACCGCGTGATGGGCAAGGGCTGCTCCAACTAA